Part of the Pseudomonas baltica genome is shown below.
GAGGCGGCCAGATTGCTGGGGCTACAGCCCCATGAATGCCTGCTGGTCGAGGACAGCATCGCCGGGGCCGAAGCGGGCCTGGCTGCCGGGGCGCAGGTGGCGGGCTTTGGCGAGTTCGATTTCTCGACCTTCGACAACGCCGCCAATTTTCACCGCACCCCGACCTATGACGATGTGAGCGCGTTGCTTCAGCGGTTGCGTTAAAAACCTTTGCTCCGTCGTGGCTGGCGAGGTCTGCTCGCGAACAGGCCTTCAATAACCCCGGTCAGTTCACGTCTGACCGCTATTGCGGTTCGTAGTGCTCCAGCAACGGCTGGGTGCTGATGCCATGCAAGAGGATGCTCAGGGCTACCACCGACACCGTCAGGCTGATGCAGGTCCGCGCCACGTCATCGGGCAATCCATGACCCAGCGCGAAGCACAGGTAATAGATCGAACCGATCCCGCGGATCCCGAACCAGCCGAGCAAGGCGCGCTGATGGCCGTTGAGCAAACGTCGGCCCACCAGCAGCCACACGCTCAACGGACGAATCACGCAGAACAGGGCCAGCCCCAGGCCCATGGCGCGCCAGTCCCAGTAACTGGCCAGCAGCGTACCCAGCAAGGTAATCAGCAATACTTCCATGGAGCGTTCCACCAGGCTGCCAAAGGCGAGCATGTCCCCCATCATCACCCCGGCGGCCAGTTGCGGAGCCTCGAGTTCATCGTAATTGCCGGCCACCGCCTGCTCGGGCTTGGCTGAATGGCTATGGCCCAGCACGGGTTGAGTCAGGTGCTCGGACGGCACCTCGCTGCGCGACGAGCGTGCCTCGGCCTGACGCAAGCCGAGCCCGGCGGCGAACACCGACAAAAAGCCGAACGCGCCCACCGCCGACGCCGCCACATAGCTCAGCGCTATCAGCGCCAAGGCCAGGAAGTCATTGGGCGACAAGGTGCTGTCGGCATGCTTGATGCGCAGGTAGATCATCAACTGGCCGATCAACCGCCCCAGCGCATAGCCGATGAACAGTCCGACCGGCACCGCCCACAGCAGATGTTTCAGGGCCCAGTCGCCGACCCAATCGACGTTCAGCGTGCCCTGCTGCAGCAACAACAGGCTGAAGATCACGAACGGGAACGCCGTACCGTCGTTCAGGCCTGCTTCGCCGGACAGGCCAAAGCGCACTCGGTCCAGGTCCTGTGCATTGTTGACCTGCACCATGTTCGCCAGTACCGGATCGGTGGGCGCGAGCATCGCGCCGAGCAGCGCCGCCACGCCCCAGCTCAGGTTCAAGGCGTAATGGGCCACCAGGGTCACGCCCAGAATGGTGGCGATCATCACCGGGCCCGCCAGCATATAGGCGGCGCGCCAGGCCGAACGGCCCAGGGACAGGCGCAGTTTGATGCCGGTGCCGAACAGCGAAAACAACACTGCGACTTCGGTCAGGCGTTCCAGCCAGGGCGCGGCGTCGCGCAGATCCAGATCGAACAGATTCAAGCCCAATGGGCCGATGGCCAGGCCGAACAGCAGGCACACCGCCGAGGTGGTGACCGGCAGCCAGCGCAAATAGGAAGAAGTAAGCGCCAGTATCAGCAACAGGACGCCCATTACCGTCAGGCAAAGGATAAAACTCATGAAACCTCGCGGCCAGGTGGAAGAGCAGGGGGCCCACAGGCCATGCAGATGTGACTTTGCCCGGCCGCAATAGTTGACTCTTTTGCTGTCAATACTCTTTTCAATGCAGAAAATGTCCGAAGCGGATAGAATCGCCGCTAATTTCCAAGCGTCTACCCGGCCAAGGCTTACAACCCCTTGGCTCCCGGCGCTAATCGCGCTTGCGCAGCAGACTTCTAGCGACAACTTACAAAGGCAGACCGGATCTTGGAACAGCTAAAACGCCTCAAGAGCGGAATAGAAGGGCTCGACGCCTTGTTGAAAGGCGGCTTGGTGGCCGGTTCGTCCTATATCATCCAAGGCCGTCCGGGCTCTGGCAAAACCATTCTGGCCAACCAGTTGGGCTTCAATCATGTGCGCAATGGCGGCCGTGTACTGGTCGCCACCTTGCTGTCCGAATCCCATGAGCGATTGTTCCAGTACCTGTCCACCCTGAGCTTCTTCGACGCCTCGAAGATCGGCGGCGACATTCAGTTCGTCAGCGCTTTCGATACGCTGGAAAACGAAGGCCTGGACGAAGTGGTCAAGCTGTTGCGCCGTGAGATCGTTCGCCAGAAAGCCACGGTGATGATCGTCGACGGATTGCTCAACGCGCGCTCCAAGGCCGACTCGCAGATCGACACGAAAAAATTCATTTCCGAGCTGCAAGGGCATGCCGCCTTCGCCGGCTGCACCGTGCTGTTCCTGACCAGTTCGCGGCTGGACGACGGCAGCCCGGAACACACTATGGTCGACGGCGTCATCGAGATGGGGGAAGAGCTGTTCGGCACCCGTTCGGTGCGCCGTATCCAATTGCGCAAGACCCGCGGCAGCGGTGCGCTGTCGGGCCTGCACGAATGCGAGATCACCGATGACGGCATCGTCATCTATCCGCGCCTCGAAGCGCTGTACGGTCATGCGTCGCGCGCCGATCAGGCCGACATGACGCGAGTCACCAGCGGCATGGCCTCGCTCGACGGCTTGATCGGCGGTGGCCTGGCGCGCTCGTCGGTGACCTTGGCTATGGGCCCTTCGGGTATCGGCAAGACCAGCCTGGGGATCAACTTTCTGGCGGCGTCCACGCCTGAAGAGCCCGGCCTGCATTTCGGTTTCTACGAGACGCCGCAGCGCCTGTGCATGAAGGCCCACGCGCTGGGTTTCGACTTCACCGGCATGCTCGATTCAGGCGCCCTGCATGTCGCCTGGCAGCCCACTACCGACGGATTGCTCGACGGTCTGGGCGCCTACCTGCTGCGCCTGGTGGACGAGAAAAACATCAAGCGCGTACTGATCGACAGCCTTGGAGGCATGACGCGCGTTGCCACCAGTCCGGTGCGTCTGACGGAGTTCTTCAGTGTCCTGATGGGCGAGTTGCGCTCTCGTGGTGTGACGGTATTTGCAACTTGGGAAGTACGCGGGTTATTTGGGCCCGAAATAACCTCGCCAGTGCCTGATTTATCCAGTGTGGTCGATAATATCCTGCTGATGCGTTTCGTTGAATTTGAATCTGAACTTAAGCGCTTGCTGACCATTCTTAAAGTCAGAGACAGTATTTACGATTCATCCTTGCTGGAGATGGTCATCAAAGATAAGGGCATAAACCTGAGCAAGGCCGCATTCAAGAATGCCGAGTCCGTGCTCTCAGGTACCGCTACCACGACAACAAGTCGCTGATGTCATCCGGATCGATGTGAAATGACCACCATCCTGATCGTCGATGACGAGTACTTGATTGCCGACATACTTGGGTTTGCGCTCGAGGATGAGGGCTATATGACCGTTACCGCGAGCAACGGCAAAAAAGGACTCGACGTTCTGACGCGAGAGCGGCCGGAGCTGGTCATCACTGATTTCATGATGCCGGTGATGGATGGGCTCGAGTTTGCCAAGGCGATCCGTGCCCGTGAAGAATGCAAGAATCTGCCTATCTTGTTGATGAGCGGCGCGCAGGGTGCCTTGGGTCGCGAACACCCTGAACTTTTCAAGGCGGTGTTCGACAAGCCGTTCCAGATTGCTCAAATCATCGATATGGTCAAGCAGCTGTTTCCGCCCGACAAGCCCTGAAAAAGTCCTTTTTCAGTCGCATTCCTCGTTTATTCTTTTGCGTCTGTGGTGTCAGGGCTGGCCTCTGCGCCGCCGAACGCGCCCCCTTGCTCGCGCCTGTGCACGACTCAAGATCGACTAGCGCCAAGGTCGGCTAGCACGGCGGTCGCCAAGCTTGCTCGCGCAGGGGCCAGTGCAAACATCGCGCTTGCGTCGATTTATCGTTCAACTGCAAAGGGAGATCTGGCGAATGCCGGAACAAGGCAACATGCTTCAAGTCGCGGTGGTGTTCTTGCTCGCGGCGGTGATCACCGTGCCGCTGGCCAAGCGTCTGCAATTGGGCGCGGTCCTGGGTTATCTGCTCGCAGGCGTGATCATCGGCCCCTCCTTGCTGGGGCTGATCGGAAACCCGCAAAGCGTGGCCCATGTCTCGGAGCTGGGCGTGGTGCTGTTGCTGTTCATCATCGGCCTGGAATTGTCGCCCAAGCGTTTGTGGGTAATGCGCAAATCGGTCTTCGGGGTAGGCCTGGCGCAGGTGTTGCTGACCGGTCTGGTGATCGGCTGTGTGGCCTTGCTCGGCTTTGGCCAGCCACTCAACAGTGCCGTGGTGCTGGGTTTGGGCCTGGCGTTGTCGTCTACCGCGTTCGGCCTGCAGAGCCTGGCCGAGCGCAAGGAGCTCAACGCCCCCCATGGCCGCCTGGCATTCGCCATTCTGCTGTTTCAGGACATCGCCGCCATTCCGTTGATTGCCTTGGTGCCGCTGTTGGCCGGGGGTAGTCAAGGCGAGGGCGGCGATGCGCTCAACCATGGCTTGCGCGTGCTGGGCAGTATCGCCGTCGTGGTGGTGGGCGGGCGTTATCTGCTGCGCCCGGTGTTTCGCATCGTCGCCCGTACCGGTTTGCCCGAGGTGTCCACCGCCACGGCGCTGCTGGTGGTCATCGGCACCGCGTGGCTGATGGACCTGGCTGGCGTATCCATGGCCCTGGGGGCTTTTCTGGCCGGCTTGCTGCTGGCCGATTCCGAGTACCGCCACGAATTGGAATCGCAGATCGAGCCCTTCAAGGGGCTGCTGCTGGGGCTGTTTTTCATCAGCGTCGGCATGGGCGCCAACATCGGTCTGTTGTTTCAGGCACCCGCCCAGGTGCTGGGCCTGACCCTGCTGCTGGTGCTGATCAAACTGCCCCTGCTGATCTTTATCGGGCGCCTGGGCGGTGGTCTTGATCGGCGCAGTGCACTGCGCCTGGGGCTGGTGCTGGCAGCGGGCGGTGAGTTCGCCTTTGTGGTGTTCAAGATCGGCCGCGATCAAGGTTTGTTCGATGCCGGGCTGTACGACTTGCTGGTGTTGACCATCACCTTGTCGATGGCCGTGACCCCGCTGTTATTGCTGCTGGGCCGGCACCTGCTCAAGGCGCGCCCGCTGCCGGCGCGGGAAATTCCCGCCGAATACAGCGAGATCGAAAGCGATGCCCCGCGGGTGGTGATCGCCGGCATGGGCCGCATGGGCCAGATCATCGCGCGGATACTGCGCGCGCAAAAGGTCAATTTCGTTGCCCTGGACACGGCCGTCGAGAGCGTCGAGTTCTCCCGCAGCTTTGGTCATGTGCCAGTGTTCTATGGCGATCCGCTGCGCCCTGAAATCCTTCAGGCGGCCAAGGTCGAACAGGCCGAATATTTTGTGATCGCCACCGATGACCCGGACATCAACATCCGCACCGCCGAACTGGTCAGTCGCCTGTATCCGCACATCAAGATCATCGCCCGGGCGCGCAATCGTCAGCATGTGCATCGGCTGGTGGACGTGGGCGCGGTGGCGGTGCGCGAGACCTACTACTCGAGCCTGGAAATGAGCCGGCGCACCTTGATGGGCCTGGGCTTGAGCCAGTCCCAGGCGGACGCGCGGATCCGGCGCTTCAAGCTGCACGACGAACAGCTGCTGCAAGCGCAGCACAAGGTCTACGACGATGCCGCCAAGGTCATGCAAAGCGCTCAGGAAGCGCGGGCCGAGCTGGCGCGGTTGTTTGATGCCGATCGGGAGCAGGAAGAGGCCGAAAAGGCCCATTGATGCTCATGGCCTCAGCTCAGGACAGCCGCTACTCAGGGCTGTTCTTGCAATAGCCGCTCGATCACTGCGCTCTGCTGCAGTTGCTCGTACGCAGTGCGCACGCGATCGACGATTTCGTCCGAGGTGGCGCGGCTGAAGGCGATGTAGATCTCCCGCGACAGATCGTCCATGGCGTAGGCCTTTTCCAGCGTCTCGAAGGGCACGTGGGCATCGGCGCAGAACTTGCGCGCATCGCGCTCAGGCATGGCAACCAGTTGCACCTGCCCGTTGAGCAGGCGGTTGAAGTTCTCCTGGTTGCTGGCGGCCACCACCAAGCGCGTAAAGCCCTGATCGCGGAGGTACTTTTCCCGATAATCGTCGCGCAGCACGCCCACGCGGTAGGGCCGTGCGTCTTGCAGTGTGGCGATGCGCAACGACGGCGTGGCGCGCAGTTTGTAGAGAATCGGCAAGGTCCAATCAAGATGGCCAACCCATTTGAATAGGTTTTCGCGTTCTGCGGTACGCAAAATGGGGTAAATGATTACATTCGGTTCGCGCAGCGCCCGGTCATAAGCCCGCGCCCATGGGTAGATGGCCATACGGTAATCATCCAGGCCGGCTTGCTTGAGGAGCGCCTCGACGATGCGTCCGGCGGCGCCGCCGACCTTGCCATCCTGCATATAGCTATAGGACGAATCCTCGGTCACGGTCTCGATGGTTTCGGCGCTGGCGCCGTGCCAATACAGGGCCAGCAACAGGGCTGCCACGGTGCCGTATCGGGGTCTGCGGGGCAGGCGCATCATCAGCTGGCGCTCCGGGCACGGCCCTGGCTTTTCGCCCGATAAAGAGCCTGGTCGGCACGCTGCAGGAGTTGATCGAATCGGTCCATGGTTGCACGGTCCAGCTCGGCGACGCCGATGCTAATGGTCATGTACGGCGACACGGGCGAGGCACCGTGGGCCAGTTGGGCTGTGGCCAGCGCCACTTGCAGGCGTTCGGCGGCCTGATGGGCCTGCAGCAGATCGAAGCCCGGCAGCAGAACGGCAAATTCCTCGCCGCCCAGGCGCGCCACCAATTCGCCGGAGCGGGTGAACACGCTACTCATGACGATGGCCACGTTGCTCAGGCACTGGTCGCCCATGGCGTGACCGTGGCTATCGTTATAGGGCTTGAAGTGGTCGATGTCGCACATCAGCACCGACAGCGGATGCCCTTGGCGCAACGCCCGGTTGAATTCCAAAGCCTTGAGTTCATCGAAGTGGCGGCGATTGGCCAGGCCGGTCAGCGGGTCGAAGCGGCTCAAGGCCTCGAGGCGCACGTTGGCGGCGCGCAACTCGGCGGTGCGCTGCTCGACCAGTTCCGCCAATTGGTCGCGGCTGGCGGCCAGAGCCTGCTCGTCTTCGTGCTGGCGCTGCAGGTAGGTCGCGAGTTTTTCCTGGACCAGGTTGACACCGGCTTCGAGCAAGTCGAGTTCATCGCCGTTGCGGCGCTGGCGGCGCAGGCGCAAATGCCGGCCCAGGGTCACGGGCGTCAGTTGTGACAGGTGGCGGCCCACGTGGCGCACGTGCACGGTGACGGTGCGGTTGAACATCGCCATGATCAGCCCCGCCAAGGCCAGCGACTGAATGACCTGGGTGAGGATGATCACCGCGACTTCTTTCCACAGTCGCTGCCACAGCAGGCTCGGGTCGCCGACGATGGTCAGGTCGCCGACCTGTTCGCTGGCGTCGGGGTAGGGTGTCACGGCCAGGTCGCGGTGCAGCGATGGCGCGCTGGCAGGGTCGGGTTGGGTGTCGCGGCGCCGCTCGAGGATTTCCGGGGCGCGGCCAGGGCGCAGAATGCGTAAGGTCACCTGGCCGACTGGCGCGGCGGCGGCCACGCTGTCGAGTTGTTCCTTGAGGGCATCACGATCCATCTCCCACACAGCCTTGGCCAGCGTGCCCTGGAACACCTGGTCGATCAGGTGCAGCTCGGCGTTCATGGCCTTGAGATTGTTGTTCCAGGCGAACCAGGTGCGCACGGCCACCGTGCCGAGGGTAAAGAACAGGCAGAACAGTAGCGTCGCAAGCACCAGGCGTCGCCCCAACGAAGCGGAGCTGCGAGTGTGGGGCCACAGTTGTGTGATGATTTCCGATTCGGGGCGGGCGGCCATCTACATCCACTTCCGGGCGATGGCCGCGTAGGTACCGTTGTCATGCAGGCGCTGCAGCGCCTGGCGCAAGCGGGCGACGACGGGCGCCGGGGTTTTCAGGCTGAACGCCATATAGAGTCCGGCGTCACCGCCCAGGTCGGGCAGGGCGAGGGCGCGCACCAGGGTCTTGGCCGGATCGTCGCCGGCCTGGCGCGCCAGGTAGATGGCATTGAGTTCGTTGGCGATCCAGAGGTCGATGTGGCCGGACTTGAGCTTTTCGTAGTTGAGTTCACGGCGATTGCTCGATTGCAGGTTGATGCCGTTGCGAAACCCTCGGGCGAGCAGGTACAACTCGCCGACATCCTGCTTGACCACGCCGTTTTGATAGGCCTTGGCATCTTCGAGGCGTTCGATAGGAATCGGCCGCTCGGGGTATGAATACACGTACCACTGAGTAGGCGCGATGGCACCCACCCACTGGAACAAGCTTTCGCGTTCGGGAATCCGTGCCATGGAGTAGATGAGGACGTTGTCGTCATGCAGCGCCAGGTCGTAGGCGCGAGCCCAGGGCATGGACTGGATGGGAGCGCTCAGGCCCGCCTCCTTGAGAGCGGCCTCGACCACCTCGGTGCTCATGCCTGTCAGACGCCCATCGACCGTCATGTTGTAGGGTGGCAACTCTTCGGTGACCACCTGCAAAGGCAGCTGCAACGCCGCCTCCAGTGGCGGCTGCGCCGATTCCGCCTGCGCCGATTCCGCCCGCACCGCAGGCAGGGCAAAGGCGGCCAGCATCGCCAGCAGCAGGGGCAAACGTAGGGTGCTGTGCGACAGCGGCGCATTCATCAAGGGCGACCTCATGACTGCAGATCGATGACCCAGGCGCCCGCGATGGGATCGCTGCCAAGTGACCGTACTGCTCTTCTGGCCACGGTATCGGCGGTGTGGGGCAATTCTTGAGACCGAGGGGAGCGATGATGGCATTTAGCCTTAGCTGTCGCCGGTAAACCGCGGCAGGTTCCATTTGAATCTTAGCGCCATCAGGCGCAAACCCACTCCCGCCAGCATGCCCAGCGCGGACCAACTGGGCGCGCGCACCCCGGCCCAATCACCGCCCACCTGGATCAGGGCCGCCAGCAACGCCGCCAGCGCATAGACTTCCTTCTCGAGAATCTGCGGCGTGCGGTTGAGCAGAATGTCGCGGATCACGCCCCCACCCACAGCGCTGAGCACGCCCATCATCACCGCCAGCTGCGGGTTGCCGGTGTAGAGCCAGGCTTTATGGGCGCCGGCCACGGCGAAAAAGCCCAGGCCCAGGGCGTCGAACAGTTGCACCGGCTGGCTGATGCGTTGCACCGTGGCGTAGGCGAGGATGGTCAGTAGCGAGGCGCCGATAGCGATGGCCAGGTAACGCACATCGAGCAACCCGGCGGCCGGCACGGCGCCCACGCACACATCGCGCACGATGCCGCCGCCACAGGCCACGCAGAACGCCACGGTGACGATACCGAACAGGTCCAGGCCCCGTTGCCGCGCGGCGATGGCGCCGCTGAGGGCGAACGCCAAGGTGCCGAGCAGATCGAAAAACGTATAGACCCAAGGCATGTCCATGCTGAACGTCGCTACCGGTGGTGGGGGTTGATAGGGTCGAAAGCGGCGATTCTTGCTGTTTATCGAGCGGTTGGGAAGTGCCAAGCCCGCGCGCCGGTGCGGCAAAAAATAAATGCGGGCGCTGCATCCAGTTGGCCCTGCGGCGGGTAGTACCTTCAGCAGCCCTGTTCGCTGCCCGGTTCACTACCCCTTTGGAGAGACCTGCATGAACATCCAACGCATGCTTCACCTGACTTTCGTCCCGCTGGCCGCAGCCTGTGTACTGGTCGGCGCGCCCCTGGCCCAGGCGGCCATGGAACTGCCGGACGCCGTCAAGGTACCGGAGGGGCACAAGATCGCCCTCGAAACCGTGGGTGTAGGCGAGATCACCTATGAGTGCCGCGCCAAGGCCGACAACGCCGCCGCCACCGAATGGGTGTTCGTCGGGCCCAAGGCGGTGCTCAGCGATCGCGCTGGCAAGCCGATCGGTAGCTACTTCGGGCCGCCCGCCACCTGGCAGGCTCAGGACGGCTCGAAAATCACCGGTACGCAGCTCGCGGTGGCCCCTGCGGGGGCCGGCAATCTGCCCTATCAGTTGGTCAAGGCCAACCCGGCTGAGGGCAAAGGCGCCATGGTGGGCGTGACCTACGTACAACGCGTGGCGCTCAAGGGTGGTGTGGCGCCGGCCAGTGCCTGCACTGCGGCGCAGAAGGGCTTGCAGGAACAGGTCAAATACCAGGCGGATTACATCTTCTGGGCTGCGAAATAAGTAGCAACAGTTGCGCAGTGATGGGGGCTGCCAAAGTCTTCTACGCTGTGCTCCACCTGCCGCGAGCGACGACGGCCGATGGCGCGCCATCGCTGGCGAGCAGAGCTGGTTTCGCTCCTCCCATTTGCTGACGGTCGCGCCTTTGTCCGTACCTGAACCGCTGTTCGATCACCACGCTTTGCTGGGCGCCTGTGCACGCGGCGAGCATTCGGCCCTGCAGCGTTTGTATCAGCAGGAGGCAGCCGCCTTGCTGGGTGTCGCACGGCGCCTGGTGCAGGATCAGGCGCTGGCCGAGGACATCGTTCATGAAGCCTTTATCCGCATCTGGAGCGGCGCGGCCAGCTTCGATGCCGGTCGCGGCAGTGCGCGTGGCTGGATGTTCAGCATCACCCGCCATCTCGCCCTCAACGTACTGCGCGGCCGTGGCCGGGAGGTTCAGGTCAGTGACGAGCAGGCCGCTGTATTGGAGGCGCGTGACGCGCAGCAGGCCAGCGCCGAAGTCGACGCCGCGCTTGAGGCGGCATTGCAGGGAGAGCGTTTGCACGGCTGCCTGTCCAGCCTGGAGCCGCTGCGCCGGGCGTGTATCGTGCAGGCCTATGTCGATGGTTTCTCCCATGCTGAAATCGCCCACCGCCTGGCCACTCCGCTGGGCACGGTCAAGGCCTGGATCAAACGCAGTCTGGCAAGTTTGAAGGAGTGCATGGGATGAGCGAACCCCCCCTTGACCCGGTTTCTGCGCCGCTTCGCGCGCTGGCGGGTGAGTACGTGCTGGGCACCCTTGAACTGCCGCAACGGCTGGAGGTGCAGCGGCGCCTGGAGCACGATGGCGCACTGCGTGCTGCGGTGGACGACTGGGAGCGACGGCTGTTGCCGTTGACAGCGCTGGCCCCCGCGCAGGTGCCTTCTGCTTTGTTGTGGAAGCGCATCGAGCGCAGCCTGCATGCCAAAGCGCGCGCCGGCCGTTGGTGGGACTCGTTGGCGCTGTGGCGCGGTATGACGGCTGCCGGGCTGGCGGCAAGTGTGATCATGGCCGCGTTATTGCTGACCCGCGTCGCGGCCGTGGCAACGCCCCAGTATCTGGTGGTGCTGGTCGCCCCGCAGGACAAGGCGCCAGGATGGGTGGTGCAGGCCGGCAGCGCACGGGAAGTCGAGTTGATCCCTTTGGCGGTGGCGCAAGTCCCGGCCGACAAAGCACTTGAGTTCTGGACCAAGGCCGATGACTGGCAAGGCCCGGTGTCGCTGGGGTTGGTCAAGCCGGGGCAGAGTTTGCGCGTCGCGCTGGACAAACTGCCGCCCCTGCAGGCCAATCAACTGTTCGAGCTGACGCTGGAGAACGCCGGTGGCTCCACGGTGGGCAAGCCCACCGGCCCGGTGCAATTCATTGGCCGCGCGGTCAAGCTCGGGCAGGCGCTGTAGCGAGGGCACCAGGCCCTCGCGGATTTGCCGCTCAGAAGCCTTCAAGCACGATCTTGCCCTGCGCCTTGCCGCTTTCGAGCAGCGCGTGGGCGCGTATCAGATTGGCGGCGTTGATGGTGCCGAA
Proteins encoded:
- a CDS encoding sodium:proton antiporter, whose amino-acid sequence is MSFILCLTVMGVLLLILALTSSYLRWLPVTTSAVCLLFGLAIGPLGLNLFDLDLRDAAPWLERLTEVAVLFSLFGTGIKLRLSLGRSAWRAAYMLAGPVMIATILGVTLVAHYALNLSWGVAALLGAMLAPTDPVLANMVQVNNAQDLDRVRFGLSGEAGLNDGTAFPFVIFSLLLLQQGTLNVDWVGDWALKHLLWAVPVGLFIGYALGRLIGQLMIYLRIKHADSTLSPNDFLALALIALSYVAASAVGAFGFLSVFAAGLGLRQAEARSSRSEVPSEHLTQPVLGHSHSAKPEQAVAGNYDELEAPQLAAGVMMGDMLAFGSLVERSMEVLLITLLGTLLASYWDWRAMGLGLALFCVIRPLSVWLLVGRRLLNGHQRALLGWFGIRGIGSIYYLCFALGHGLPDDVARTCISLTVSVVALSILLHGISTQPLLEHYEPQ
- a CDS encoding ATPase domain-containing protein: MLEQLKRLKSGIEGLDALLKGGLVAGSSYIIQGRPGSGKTILANQLGFNHVRNGGRVLVATLLSESHERLFQYLSTLSFFDASKIGGDIQFVSAFDTLENEGLDEVVKLLRREIVRQKATVMIVDGLLNARSKADSQIDTKKFISELQGHAAFAGCTVLFLTSSRLDDGSPEHTMVDGVIEMGEELFGTRSVRRIQLRKTRGSGALSGLHECEITDDGIVIYPRLEALYGHASRADQADMTRVTSGMASLDGLIGGGLARSSVTLAMGPSGIGKTSLGINFLAASTPEEPGLHFGFYETPQRLCMKAHALGFDFTGMLDSGALHVAWQPTTDGLLDGLGAYLLRLVDEKNIKRVLIDSLGGMTRVATSPVRLTEFFSVLMGELRSRGVTVFATWEVRGLFGPEITSPVPDLSSVVDNILLMRFVEFESELKRLLTILKVRDSIYDSSLLEMVIKDKGINLSKAAFKNAESVLSGTATTTTSR
- a CDS encoding response regulator; its protein translation is MTTILIVDDEYLIADILGFALEDEGYMTVTASNGKKGLDVLTRERPELVITDFMMPVMDGLEFAKAIRAREECKNLPILLMSGAQGALGREHPELFKAVFDKPFQIAQIIDMVKQLFPPDKP
- a CDS encoding monovalent cation:proton antiporter-2 (CPA2) family protein, which encodes MPEQGNMLQVAVVFLLAAVITVPLAKRLQLGAVLGYLLAGVIIGPSLLGLIGNPQSVAHVSELGVVLLLFIIGLELSPKRLWVMRKSVFGVGLAQVLLTGLVIGCVALLGFGQPLNSAVVLGLGLALSSTAFGLQSLAERKELNAPHGRLAFAILLFQDIAAIPLIALVPLLAGGSQGEGGDALNHGLRVLGSIAVVVVGGRYLLRPVFRIVARTGLPEVSTATALLVVIGTAWLMDLAGVSMALGAFLAGLLLADSEYRHELESQIEPFKGLLLGLFFISVGMGANIGLLFQAPAQVLGLTLLLVLIKLPLLIFIGRLGGGLDRRSALRLGLVLAAGGEFAFVVFKIGRDQGLFDAGLYDLLVLTITLSMAVTPLLLLLGRHLLKARPLPAREIPAEYSEIESDAPRVVIAGMGRMGQIIARILRAQKVNFVALDTAVESVEFSRSFGHVPVFYGDPLRPEILQAAKVEQAEYFVIATDDPDINIRTAELVSRLYPHIKIIARARNRQHVHRLVDVGAVAVRETYYSSLEMSRRTLMGLGLSQSQADARIRRFKLHDEQLLQAQHKVYDDAAKVMQSAQEARAELARLFDADREQEEAEKAH
- a CDS encoding transporter substrate-binding domain-containing protein, with the protein product MMRLPRRPRYGTVAALLLALYWHGASAETIETVTEDSSYSYMQDGKVGGAAGRIVEALLKQAGLDDYRMAIYPWARAYDRALREPNVIIYPILRTAERENLFKWVGHLDWTLPILYKLRATPSLRIATLQDARPYRVGVLRDDYREKYLRDQGFTRLVVAASNQENFNRLLNGQVQLVAMPERDARKFCADAHVPFETLEKAYAMDDLSREIYIAFSRATSDEIVDRVRTAYEQLQQSAVIERLLQEQP
- a CDS encoding diguanylate cyclase domain-containing protein, translating into MAARPESEIITQLWPHTRSSASLGRRLVLATLLFCLFFTLGTVAVRTWFAWNNNLKAMNAELHLIDQVFQGTLAKAVWEMDRDALKEQLDSVAAAAPVGQVTLRILRPGRAPEILERRRDTQPDPASAPSLHRDLAVTPYPDASEQVGDLTIVGDPSLLWQRLWKEVAVIILTQVIQSLALAGLIMAMFNRTVTVHVRHVGRHLSQLTPVTLGRHLRLRRQRRNGDELDLLEAGVNLVQEKLATYLQRQHEDEQALAASRDQLAELVEQRTAELRAANVRLEALSRFDPLTGLANRRHFDELKALEFNRALRQGHPLSVLMCDIDHFKPYNDSHGHAMGDQCLSNVAIVMSSVFTRSGELVARLGGEEFAVLLPGFDLLQAHQAAERLQVALATAQLAHGASPVSPYMTISIGVAELDRATMDRFDQLLQRADQALYRAKSQGRARSAS
- a CDS encoding transporter substrate-binding domain-containing protein translates to MRSPLMNAPLSHSTLRLPLLLAMLAAFALPAVRAESAQAESAQPPLEAALQLPLQVVTEELPPYNMTVDGRLTGMSTEVVEAALKEAGLSAPIQSMPWARAYDLALHDDNVLIYSMARIPERESLFQWVGAIAPTQWYVYSYPERPIPIERLEDAKAYQNGVVKQDVGELYLLARGFRNGINLQSSNRRELNYEKLKSGHIDLWIANELNAIYLARQAGDDPAKTLVRALALPDLGGDAGLYMAFSLKTPAPVVARLRQALQRLHDNGTYAAIARKWM
- a CDS encoding trimeric intracellular cation channel family protein gives rise to the protein MDMPWVYTFFDLLGTLAFALSGAIAARQRGLDLFGIVTVAFCVACGGGIVRDVCVGAVPAAGLLDVRYLAIAIGASLLTILAYATVQRISQPVQLFDALGLGFFAVAGAHKAWLYTGNPQLAVMMGVLSAVGGGVIRDILLNRTPQILEKEVYALAALLAALIQVGGDWAGVRAPSWSALGMLAGVGLRLMALRFKWNLPRFTGDS
- a CDS encoding DUF3455 domain-containing protein: MNIQRMLHLTFVPLAAACVLVGAPLAQAAMELPDAVKVPEGHKIALETVGVGEITYECRAKADNAAATEWVFVGPKAVLSDRAGKPIGSYFGPPATWQAQDGSKITGTQLAVAPAGAGNLPYQLVKANPAEGKGAMVGVTYVQRVALKGGVAPASACTAAQKGLQEQVKYQADYIFWAAK
- a CDS encoding sigma-70 family RNA polymerase sigma factor, with product MSVPEPLFDHHALLGACARGEHSALQRLYQQEAAALLGVARRLVQDQALAEDIVHEAFIRIWSGAASFDAGRGSARGWMFSITRHLALNVLRGRGREVQVSDEQAAVLEARDAQQASAEVDAALEAALQGERLHGCLSSLEPLRRACIVQAYVDGFSHAEIAHRLATPLGTVKAWIKRSLASLKECMG
- a CDS encoding anti-sigma factor domain-containing protein; the encoded protein is MSEPPLDPVSAPLRALAGEYVLGTLELPQRLEVQRRLEHDGALRAAVDDWERRLLPLTALAPAQVPSALLWKRIERSLHAKARAGRWWDSLALWRGMTAAGLAASVIMAALLLTRVAAVATPQYLVVLVAPQDKAPGWVVQAGSAREVELIPLAVAQVPADKALEFWTKADDWQGPVSLGLVKPGQSLRVALDKLPPLQANQLFELTLENAGGSTVGKPTGPVQFIGRAVKLGQAL